A stretch of Natator depressus isolate rNatDep1 chromosome 2, rNatDep2.hap1, whole genome shotgun sequence DNA encodes these proteins:
- the LOC141981655 gene encoding C-C chemokine receptor type 5-like, translated as MTEEAVTTTYYYDPESEPCQKADVKKFASQFLPLLYSFVLIFGLVGNVLVVLILIKYKRLRSMTDIYLLNLAISDLLFILSLPFWAYYAAREWDFGNAMCKILSGVYYAGFYSGIFFIILLTIDRYLAIVHAVFALKARTIAHGIFTSVFIWVVAILASLPGFIFHSVQKEGAHWTCSPHYPSGYEIKWKQFLILKMNILGLFIPLVIMIFCYAEIIKTLLRCRNEKKHKAVRLIFIIMIVYFLFWTPFNIVVLMYTFQDSFFLNNCDSSSQLELAIQVTEAVAMIHCCINPVIYAFVGEKFRKYLYTFFRKYIAIYLCKRCPALHGDKLERVSSTYTPSTAEHDISFGL; from the coding sequence ATGACTGAAGAAGCTGTCACAACAACCTACTACTACGATCCTGAGTCAGAACCATGCCAAAAAGCTGATGTCAAAAAATTTGCATCCCAGTTTCTGCCCCTGCTGTACTCCTTCGTGCTGATATTTGGCCTGGTGGGCAATGTGCTAGTCGtgctgatcctgataaaatacaAGAGGCTGAGAAGCATGACTGACATCTATCTGCTGAATCTGGCAATTTCCGATTTACTCTTTATTCTTTCCCTGCCATTTTGGGCTTATTATGCAGCACGTGAATGGGATTTTGGAAATGCAATGTGTAAAATTCTTTCAGGGGTCTATTATGCTGGCTTCTACAGTGGAATCTTTTTCATAATACTTTTGACAATAGATAGATATCTGGCAATTGTGCATGCAGTGTTTGCTTTAAAAGCTAGGACAATTGCCCATGGCATCTTCACAAGTGTTTTCATTTGGGTTGTTGCAATATTAGCCTCTCTTCCAGGGTTTATATTTCACAGTGTTCAAAAGGAAGGTGCTCACTGGACCTGTAGCCCTCATTATCCATCAGGTTATGAAATCAAATGGAAGCAATTCCTGATTTTAAAGATGAACATCCTGGGACTTTTCATTCCACTGGTCATTATGATCTTCTGCTATGCAGAGATTATAAAGACATTACTGAGATGTAGGAATGAGAAAAAACATAAGGCAGTCAGGCTTATTTTTATCATAATGattgtttattttctcttctgGACACCATTCAACATCGTTGTTCTCATGTACACTTTTCAAGATTCATTTTTCCTAAATAACTGTGACAGCAGCAGTCAGCTGGAGCTAGCAATCCAAGTGACAGAAGCAGTTGCAATGATCCACTGTTGTATCAACCCTGTGATCTATGCTTTCGTTGGTGAAAAGTTTAGGAAATATCTTTATACCTTTTTCCGAAAATACATTGCAATCTACCTCTGCAAACGCTGTCCAGCTCTTCATGGTGATAAATTAGAACGGGTTAGCTCCACATACACCCCATCCACTGCAGAGCATGATATCTCCTTTGGTTTGTAG